The DNA sequence aaaacctgCCCACTTTAggaggttttgccgcaaattaccctAAAATTAATTCATCCACTAAAAATATGCTAGCATATTTTGTATCATGCAAAATATACTCACACTATTTTTCTATCCAATTTTAcccttaaacaaataaaaatcaaatatccatgtctctctctctttctccggCGTTAACCCCGACCTAGAACCCCTACCGTCGAACACACAGACCCAGAACTTCAGTCGCAAGGCCTCGGCGTCATCTTCTCTCACGGCCTCTCttgttttctgcatttttttctTCTGGTTTACCAGTTTTTTGCGATATTTTGCGATATTTAGCGATATTTAGCGATGTATTTGCAATGATAGAACAAATCTGAGGTCAGGGATGAAGTTTAGTGATGATTTGCGATATTTAGCGATATTTCGCGATGTTTCGCGATGTTTAGCGATGATATTCGCGATGTGTTTCGCGATATAGTGAATTGGAGGTGTTTTCACGATTTCGCGATGTTTCGCGACATGTTCGCGACATCTAGCGATGTTTCGCGACATCgtcaaaaatcagaaaaaaaaatgtagaaaacAAGCGCTGTTGTGAATTAAAGACATTTAGAGATGTTTCATGATTTCGCGATGTTTCGCGACATTTAGCGATGTTTCGCGACATCGTcaaaaaccagaaaaaaaaaatgcagaaaacaaGCGAATGGGTTTCGCCGGAAGTGGTGCGGTGGTCGTGGGTTGTCGGGTGCTTCTCGTGGATGGTCCGGTGGGGTTTTGTTGGGAATGGGTTTGGAGAgttagagaaagagagagaaaaatgaGAGAGTTAGAGAGAGAGTGGGGGTTTGAAATGAGGAGGGTATTGTTGGGATTAAAGATATTTGGAGggtattatttttacatttttttaagaagcatataaaaacaatttatgctttttttaagtatataatgtCAAATTTCCCTTACAATAACTGAAACATGGCTAAACAAATTTATTGGACTATAAAGCACCCTTAAGAAATAGTGCTCCAAGATAAGTTTATAAAATAACCTTCTTGGTTTAGGCAAATATTTACCGAGAATTATATCAACCAATAATATTTTACACAACAACAAAAAGGGTCTGTAAGTCTATTATTCGCTCATTAGTATGGGAGAAATGAATGAAATaatatgttttaattaattGGAATCAAGATTTAGCTTCGCTTACAAGAGTCAATCTCACGCCATCTTCAAATGAAACTGGAGAAATACCAAGTGTCTGAACCAGTTTTGTAATGTCCATTGATATGTCAGCAGGGGATTTCACTCCACGATCAATcttaaaatttcaacataaaagaaATAAGCCACATAAATGACAAAAGATCATCAAAATCTTTGTTAACTCCCTCCCAGTTGAACTACTTTGTTATACTGTCCAATATTGGGAATTTGGGAGTGCTGATCTTGATTCATCAAACAGATTGGAAACTTGAAAGAATGTAATGCTAAACTTACTGAAGATGCAGACACGGATTTAATCAATGATTTATCGTACCCTCTGACGTCTGCAACTATCTCGGCCATTTGAACACGGGATACCCTGTCTGGTCCCCCAACATTTAGTAGGAACTGTATTTGCTTGCCTTCTGAGGAAAGAATCATGAATACCACATCAACAAACTAAAGTGAAAATTCAACAATGGTAATGGACATAGGTAGAATGAATGGACATCTGATACGTTCAGCTGTAGATAAGAACACAGTAAGGGAGGGAAAATTTGTCCAGCCTATCCTTTTCTTTTATACAATGTTTTGCCCCCAGAAAAAGCATAATGATATACAATATTTGCCCCCACAAATTACCAGAAAAAGCAGTTGAAACAAAAATATATGTAGAAGGGAAAAGGGGGTAATACATCAATTTTCAGTATTTCCTTTAACCCCTTATTAGCCCACTATGTTATTTTCCTTCTTCTATTTCTCTAGATAACCAAAGAGGAAAAGATTTCCCTATTCTATGGTTTCCCCTTTTATTTGCTTTTATGTTTTCCCTTCCTAGAGTTTTCCTTGAGAACCAAAGTGGACCTTTAAAGATGGATGAAGATGGCGTTCAAAATGTACAAAAGAGCACAAAAATTTGTAGCAGAAACAACATACATGCTAACAAAAACAACATACCTGATATCCATTTTTCTGATAGAGCAAGTATGATGGAAACAACATCCTTGACATACACTGGGCAGCGAAACTCATCATGAAAGAAGTCAACTGCATTTCCTTTGGAAAGGACACTATCAATCCACTACATGAAGTAAACAGAAACCAATCATAACTTAGGCATAGAGTAATTAATTGGGCTAAATACTCAGACAAAGATCACTTAGATTAAGTTCTTCACACATGTAAGCTTAACTCTTTTTAAGCAATCAGAATGGTTCTAGATAATAACATTGACGCAGAAACCAAAAACAAGGAAGCTGAAACTCATAAAGCTTATTGCATTGATTGAAATTACAGCAGAGTAGATAAGAGTCAATTAAAACCAAATATAAAGACAAAGAAATGAAACAAAAGGAAAAAAGTATATATCATTAGAGCAGTTACACTTATCAACTATTACTACTCACATGAAGCCGGTAGCATAGAGTGAGACTTGATATTAATCTCTATTTCATTTTACTACGTAATCACCTGGCAAAGAAGCATAAAAAACGAAAAtacaattatattattttaaatcttTCTCCATACCTGAATTGGAAGAGATTTCGGTACTGGTGAGATTGTCTGTGGCCCAAAGATGATACTGCTTCTCAGAACTGCAAAATTAGAGCATTTCTCAGTAATAAACTGTTCTGCTGcaacttttgatttcccataaaCATTCACTGGAAcagcttcatcttcttctttgtaAAAAGACTTCAAACCTTCATAAACTGATATGAAATTATGGAAGTTACAATGTAAGCCATAGATAGTATCTTGAGGTTAAAGCATAACACCAGCTAGTTCAAACAGACAAGAGATATCTGATCGTGTATGGGACCTTACTGCAAAATTAAGAAAGTAATAAATCATACAAATGCCATGAATGCAGAAATGGGTACGGAGGTTATAGAAGTCAAAGTATAGTAGGAATGAGAATTAGTTGAAGGCAACAGATCCTATATCTTAAGAAATAGAGAGAGGAGGGGCAGTGGTGAATGACAGCCAAATTAAATGAGTGCAGTCAACATAGTCTCTAAGATTTTATAAGAAAATTGAATCACTTGGGTCCCTAGATAAGGCTGTGGTTGCACTTATcagaatcataattgaaaagGCTTAACAGTTCTAAACTACTGATTCAGGGGATACTCTGATTAAAAGACTATGTAGGAACTATTACACAGGTTGTGCAGCTCAAAGAGGCTACAATGATTCAGGCTTCAAAAATAGATGTATTATACTTccagaaaaaaagagagagatgtATTGAAGGCATAATTTCTTGTGCAATTTTGTGATATGATTTATGTCTCAAGCTTAGAGACTTATGTAACGAATCTTTCCTAAAATCCATACGCTAATGGAAGCAACTCAGTATTATAATTCCATCAAAACAACAGAAAATGgaatttatgatctttattgtGAGCTCTCGCAAGCCAGCATAAGCTCATCTGTGCTGAAATGATTGGTCATTGGGAACTCAATAGCAAGAAAACTTAAAATGTACCATACAACTAACCTTGATCAGTTGACAAATGGATCAACAAGGTGTTTTTCACTTCAAAACTTAACAGCCAATTTACAAGAGAAGATGGCACGTTAATAGACATAGCAGCATCAGGATCAGCTTCACAGACTCGTGGTACAGAAAGTGCAGCACAATTCACCACAACATCTGGCTGGCATTTTGAGTTAAAATAAACATTCAAAAACCCTTATTACCATGTCAACGTGTGGCCATGGAAAAAGTGAAAATACATAGATAGAACCTCATGTCTGATATGAATACTTATTGCTTATAATCAGaaaaaactataattttaaGAATTTCAGAAAAATTGTTAACTCCACAATGATAACTAAACCAAAAAAAACACAAGCCTTGTCTGGTCAAGGGAAGATGGTTAGAAATCTCTTACAACAAGAATCCTATTTCGTTTGCTAGAATCTCTGCACCGAAAACTAGAATACAACAACTATAAATACAAAAACAGAAAATCCCCATAAATCAGATTAACAGCTCAGCAAACTAGAAACACTTTCACAAAACATGCTACATGATACCAGTAAATCACAGTGTTGAAGTACGCATTAAAACAAGTCCCTTTATCTAAATTCAAATGCATTATTCAGGCACACCCACTAATTCAAATCTCATTGTACAAATCCAACGGTCAGAAACCCAATAATCAACCAAAagcagaaaaaataaatatatattttggggTTATGGTTTGGAACCCACCTGGCCAAATGTATCAGAAATGGCTTGAAAACCTTGGCCAGTTCGGAGATCAACATGAAAAGCGAGAGCATTGTGGAGCAAATACCGAGGAGGATGATTGGAAAAGTGGGTAAAAGCGAGATCGAAGTGGGTAAATGCTTGAAGAACATGCTGACCCAAG is a window from the Cannabis sativa cultivar Pink pepper isolate KNU-18-1 chromosome 1, ASM2916894v1, whole genome shotgun sequence genome containing:
- the LOC115703592 gene encoding uncharacterized protein LOC115703592 encodes the protein MPIEENSEMSGRRGRVLVVGGTGYLGQHVLQAFTHFDLAFTHFSNHPPRYLLHNALAFHVDLRTGQGFQAISDTFGQPDVVVNCAALSVPRVCEADPDAAMSINVPSSLVNWLLSFEVKNTLLIHLSTDQVYEGLKSFYKEEDEAVPVNVYGKSKVAAEQFITEKCSNFAVLRSSIIFGPQTISPVPKSLPIQWIDSVLSKGNAVDFFHDEFRCPVYVKDVVSIILALSEKWISEGKQIQFLLNVGGPDRVSRVQMAEIVADVRGYDKSLIKSVSASSIDRGVKSPADISMDITKLVQTLGISPVSFEDGVRLTLVSEAKS